The Macaca fascicularis isolate 582-1 chromosome 11, T2T-MFA8v1.1 genomic sequence ACTAATATGTAGCCCCCCTGCATCTAATTAGAATTCCAATTATTTGGAGAATAGACTGAAacctgagtttttaaaaaggtcTCTCTCTTGGGTGCTGTGAGAATTAATGCCTTGTAGCTAAAGTGTGTTAAGTACTTTGAGCTCCTCAGAGGAATGAGGCCATAATATTGTAGAAGGAACACGAAGTGGACCATTCTGTTAGCAATGAATTAGCAAAAATGTGGTCAGGCTGCCTGTAGAATCTATGTGGGTTGTTCTAAGACTTTTTCATTCATTAAAGTATAGTAAATCTGAAAATATGTCCTAATTTCAGGCTGTCATGCTCATAGCATGACCGGTTTGGAATGTTcttgattctttgtattttgtatGGCTTCATTTTTCATAGGACAATCAAGTCCCTAGAGGAAGGTCCTGAACTTATACACGTTTGAGGGAAGCTGCAAGAGAGATTCGGGCTAGGGTTGGGAGGGTCATATCCTCAAAGTGTCTCAGATATTAATGCATTCCGTTTTAAGCTCACTTTGAAACTCAGTTTATTTCAAGAATGCTTTCTTGAAGTACTTTTTAGTAATTTCTACAAGTATTTGTATCTTATAGAGTGTGTAATTTAACTCTGAGGTCTAGCTCTCTGACCTTTGGTTCCAAAAAGAAATTAGTTCTGTCAGTAAAGCTACAGcataaagtttagaaaatttccTTTGGTAGGCGACTGAACTTTTCCCCATCTCTCCAGTGTATTTGGCATTGTCTAGCATAGCTCATAGATACTTGCTTTTGTCGTCAATAGAGTTTAAAAAGTCCTTTAAGAAGAAGTAGTACAAATACTCTTTTCTCAGACAAAGAtgctaattttatattcttttctaattttaaaaaattggttgaTATCATAAAGATATATAGAGCATGAgcgtttattttctttttgtctgtcttCTGTGTGATAGGTTCGAGCTGCTAACCTTAGTGGAGACTGCTCACTTGTCAATGAAATATTCAGGTTACATTTTGGATTGAAACAACACCACCAGGTAAAAGCTAACATGCAATCACTTCCCCTCCAGAGTGTTATGAGTggaaataatgaataaagaaatgaaaagtacattcagtatttgaaatttgaaagaaCTTCCTATGTGAAAAGAATACAAAGTATGTGCCATTTAAACAAAGTAGATGGAATTTAGTTCTACTTTATAATTATGGGCAAGCTATGTGACTCAATGAGTGTGtgagatattttaataatgaaaggaggcctggcacagtggcttgtgcctcccagcactttgggaggctgaggcgggcggatcacaaggtcaggagatcgagaccagagtggccaacatggtgaaaccctgtgtctactaaacatacaaaaaaattagctgggcgtggtggcgcatgcctatagtcccagctactctggaggctgaggcaggagaatcgcttgaacctgggagatggaagttgcagtgagccgaggtcgtgccactgcactccagcctgggccacagagtgagactccttctgaaaaaaagaaagaaaggagctaAGATCTTGCACCTGGGATACTTTTCGATGAGGGTGGATAAGGAATGGAAGTGAAATCACAGCATGTCTTACTGTTATTCTaacaattcttgacttctgttttGAATCTACCATAGCATTCtggaaacaaaaaatgtaatCCCTTTCAGAACAGAGAGTGCGTTGCTCCACAAGTTATGGCTATGTCTCAGTGTACCTGTAAAGGCTGTATAATGTGATAGAAAACCTTTGGCTTAGCACAGACTTGAGTATGATGAGCTTAGCTGAGAGGGATTTgtgttaacaaaacaaaaacaaaaaacaaaagagatagcTATAAGGCAAGATTATCCTGCTGGAAAGGCTTTGAGATCTGTATTAGATGGATGTGGGGAAAGGAAGTATAGAACTCATGGATTGATAATGAATGTGAGCAGTTCTGCTCACAGCCACCCCGGGCCTCTGTCCACATTTAGGAGAAAGGGTGGTCAGTCATTTTCTACAGTAAAAGCCTGCTGAGCCAGTTTGTGAAGTATGTGAGCATCAGGATATCAGTTCCAACTAGATGAAAAAAGATACGCTAAGGACAACAGGAAGCCCTTGGTTTTCTGGAGAAGAGAGTAACTCAGCtctggggtggagggtggagtCACAGTGAGCTACTCAGAGAAACTGTGAACTGAGTGAATCGGAGCGAGAAGAAAAGCCTGCTGCCTGGAAAGGGTGATTACTCTGGACAGTGAGGTGTTCAGCCTGTGCCAGGTCAGCTTATTGATATGCCACTGACTTGTCTTGTGCTGCATGTTTTCTGTGCCCTTGAGTCCCTGCTTCTCTGGTGAATTCTGTGTGTTCTGACTGTCAGTGGAGAGGGGTAGAAGCAGGGTCCACATCAGCACACCCCTAGAGAAGAGGATAATGTGGTTAAAGCATGTGCTGGCATAGCTCATGGATATCTGCTCTTGTCAATAGAGTTTgaaaaattccttaaaaaaaaaaactgttacatATACtctgtttttagaaaaatatgctaatttttatattcttttccaattaaaaaaataagttggccgggcgcggtggctcaagcctgtaatcccagcactttgggaggccgaggcgggcggatcacaaggtcaggagatcgagaccacagtgaaaccccgtctctactaaaaatacaaaaaattagccgggcgcggtggcgggcgcctgtagtcccagctactcaggaggctgaggcaggagaatggcgggaacccgggaggcggagcttgcagtgagccgagatcgcgccactgcactccagcctgggcaacagcgtgagactccgtctcaaaaaaaaaaaaaaaaaaaaaaaagttgatataaTAAAGGAGTAGagcgtgattttttttttttattcacctTGTATCTTTGTGATAAGTTTGTGATGCACTCAGTCTTTGAAAGAGAAGTTTTCCTCTTTTTACCACTGGGTAGCAGcagcagaaaacaaatagaaacagcAATAGGACAGAAAATATGTGGAGGTATTAGGAATGTGGCTGAGGGAGAAGAGTCTTAGAGAATGGAGTTCCTGCTTTTGTACAGCATGTGCCCAGGGAATAGAAACAGCAAGTACAGTTGCTGATTGTAAAATTACATAGTCATACCtttattttaacagaaatttattatgtCTAAAAAGAAGTAAATCTGTGGTCTACACTTGTGTCTCCTAACCCTGTAGCTTCAGGAGAcaaatttttgtacctttttttcCCTGCAGGGGAGAAATTTCCTCTCTTTTTTAGCAATTGTTGTTTTGGCTTCATAtggttcttttcttcttcctttatgcctggggtttattttttaaaatcagtgtttggtaaaattcaggtTGAGAAACACTAGATTCCAATGTGAGTATCTCCAGCTTGAGCACACTGACCAGGCCAAATGAAAAACTGGGAACATGCAGAGAAAACAGATGGTTGTCAGGATGCACAGCCATCCAAACCAGTGTTTGATTATTTTTAGGAAAAGGTCAAGTGCCATTCTTTTGAGTTTTAATTTGGGCCTGGGGAGAAATAAATGGATTAAAAGCTCTCCAAGAATTGGAATGGCAGGGccttatatttcttaaatatttaaattagagtATTGAGAAATTCTAGCCTATTACTATGAAACATTAGGTAAATTATTATCTTAGAAGTTTAATATCTGTGTAAAGAACAATCAGgaaaaaaagttgtttaatttccacccCCCTTAAAAAATTAAGGTACTTTCCAAGTTTGGGTGGATATGTGTATGGTTTTCTGTTGCCTCCAGAGAGGACTTACCCTTCTCAAAGGAAAAGTTATGTAGCATTGATCaactgaaaagaaagagaggtaCAGAAGTGAAgtgtattttaaagttaattaaattttataaaaaagtcACTCAGGAccttatagactttttttttttttttttttttttttggcgattTTGCAAATTGGGAGATACTGTTTGGTAGACACTGCATAGAATTTCTGAGAATGACATCTGCTTATATTAGTgggaaagatgagaaaatagaggtCTTACTTATGCCTAAATAATTTTAGGTTGAGCTAAAAATACTCCTTAAGTGTTAGGtatctttgttcattttgttttcttctttggaatgatagaaattagtaaaataatatgaggaaattaattttaattaattcagacattagataaaatgtattattttatgattaagtgtttatataaaattagaGCCTcatacttttccttctttttagacTTGTGTGCGAGACAGAGCCACTCTTTCTATCCTGGCTGTTAGGAATATCAGCAAAGAAGTAGCTAAAAAGGCTGTTGATGAAGTTTTTGAATCTTGTTTCAATGACCATGAACCTTTTGGAAGGATCCCACATAACAAGACTTATGCAAGATATGCTCATAGAGACTTTCAAAACCGTGATCGGTATTATTCAAATATATGAGCACAATGACATTTTATATTACGGAGCTTCCATCatcatgcagaaaaaaaaaaaatttgttctcAAGTgaacaaacatataaaatgtaaacaatCCATTCAATCCAGATAAAACAGAAGATTGTGATTCTAGCATATTATCAGAAAAAGTAACTATGGCAAAAAATGAAACTGCTTTAAACTCCAAGGCAAAAATTGTATCTTTATAGCTAACcatttagtaaataaataaattacatttttgtattttagtgatttgtttttattacatgtgattattttaaaatttgattaagAAACCTGTGAAGTGTGCC encodes the following:
- the ATP23 gene encoding mitochondrial inner membrane protease ATP23 homolog isoform X2, translated to MKHSGCAVNKDRHFSCEDCNGNVSGGFDASTSQIVLCQNNIHNQAHMNRVVTHELIHAFDHCRAHVDWFTNIRHLACSEVRAANLSGDCSLVNEIFRLHFGLKQHHQTCVRDRATLSILAVRNISKEVAKKAVDEVFESCFNDHEPFGRIPHNKTYARYAHRDFQNRDRYYSNI
- the ATP23 gene encoding mitochondrial inner membrane protease ATP23 homolog isoform X3, encoding MNRVVTHELIHAFDHCRAHVDWFTNIRHLACSEVRAANLSGDCSLVNEIFRLHFGLKQHHQTCVRDRATLSILAVRNISKEVAKKAVDEVFESCFNDHEPFGRIPHNKTYARYAHRDFQNRDRYYSNI